In one Alphaproteobacteria bacterium genomic region, the following are encoded:
- a CDS encoding YjgN family protein yields MSFAVSADEAQASLTRHPFVFKGEAGAYFAICLRTVLLAVVTLGIYDAWGTVERRRYRMGNTVVAGHGFDYHASPVVILIGRFIAVGVIVALQIVLNFAPPNALVFIGPLAFALFFFGIPYIVLRSFRFHLRNTSYRNVRFDFTGTYGSAFFVLSIAPFVVGLTLGIAYPWYQAKFQEFALKNVRLGRARFDVDVPLAPLYKAFAIMLLIAVPATAALGAGVGFWFVNLMESAQAGAQPPPALAMVIFGAMIVFMLLMYFLSFILKAALRNAVLQNLWLQGGHRFDSNVTAFRFGWMVLSRGLLATVSLGLLIPWATVQIHRYLMDHTALLANGDLDTFVSRDVDPGGAAVSEFGAMEGISDGVFSGI; encoded by the coding sequence ATGTCATTCGCAGTCTCAGCAGACGAAGCGCAGGCTTCGCTTACCCGCCATCCATTTGTTTTCAAGGGTGAAGCAGGGGCGTATTTCGCAATCTGTCTGCGAACAGTGCTGCTGGCCGTGGTGACACTCGGCATCTATGACGCCTGGGGCACGGTCGAACGCCGACGCTACAGGATGGGCAATACGGTCGTGGCCGGACATGGGTTCGATTATCATGCCAGCCCGGTTGTCATTCTGATCGGCCGGTTTATTGCGGTCGGCGTGATTGTGGCGCTTCAGATCGTCTTGAATTTCGCGCCGCCCAACGCGCTCGTCTTCATCGGACCGCTTGCCTTTGCACTGTTCTTTTTCGGTATTCCGTACATCGTGCTGCGCAGTTTTCGGTTCCATTTGCGCAACACGAGCTATCGCAATGTGCGCTTCGACTTTACCGGCACCTATGGCAGCGCGTTCTTTGTGTTGTCGATCGCGCCCTTCGTTGTCGGTCTGACCCTGGGTATTGCCTATCCCTGGTATCAGGCGAAATTTCAGGAATTTGCCCTTAAGAATGTCCGGCTCGGCCGCGCCCGGTTCGATGTGGATGTGCCGCTGGCTCCGTTGTACAAGGCGTTTGCGATCATGCTGTTGATTGCGGTCCCGGCAACGGCCGCGCTCGGCGCCGGGGTGGGATTCTGGTTCGTGAATCTCATGGAAAGCGCGCAGGCTGGTGCGCAGCCGCCTCCTGCGTTAGCGATGGTGATCTTCGGGGCCATGATCGTGTTCATGCTGTTGATGTATTTTCTGTCGTTCATCCTGAAGGCAGCGCTGCGGAATGCAGTGCTTCAGAACTTGTGGCTTCAGGGTGGGCATCGTTTCGACAGCAACGTGACGGCATTCCGGTTTGGCTGGATGGTCCTGTCGCGCGGTTTGCTGGCAACGGTCAGTCTGGGGTTGCTCATTCCCTGGGCAACGGTTCAGATTCACCGCTATCTGATGGATCACACGGCTCTTCTGGCCAACGGCGATCTGGACACATTTGTTTCCAGAGATGTTGATCCGGGAGGCGCCGCCGTCAGCGAATTCGGGGCCATGGAGGGCATTTCGGATGGAGTCTTCAGCGGCATCTGA
- a CDS encoding DUF2061 domain-containing protein: MYRNVVKTASYSVMHLLVAVSVAYALSGDWRIALSIGLVEPLVQTVAYAVHERVWTRIGFWRRTAEPA; the protein is encoded by the coding sequence ATGTACAGAAACGTCGTCAAAACAGCCAGTTACAGTGTGATGCACCTCCTCGTCGCCGTCTCCGTGGCTTACGCCCTGTCCGGCGACTGGAGGATTGCGTTGAGCATCGGCCTCGTCGAGCCGCTGGTCCAAACGGTGGCCTATGCGGTGCATGAGAGGGTTTGGACACGCATCGGATTTTGGCGCCGGACCGCCGAGCCTGCGTGA